The following coding sequences lie in one Osmerus mordax isolate fOsmMor3 chromosome 13, fOsmMor3.pri, whole genome shotgun sequence genomic window:
- the dpep1 gene encoding dipeptidase 1: MLLGDSAGWRVVLCLMSYVLSVAGDQDTHMTHALRLMSETPLIDGHNDLPWQLRMKFNNQLSNVDLYTLNNTHTNIPKIREGRLGAQFWSAYVPCESQYKDAVRQTLEQIDVVHRMCQKYPEVFMFAASSQDIVEAFAQNKTASLIGVEGGHSLDSSLGTLRTMYQLGARYLTLTHSCNTPWADNWLVDTGFEPSQHNGLSEFGKQLIVEMNRLGMLIDLAHVTEKVMDQVLDMSLAPVIFSHSSAYTICPHKRNVPDRILKRVRDKQGIVMINFYNDYVTCSKTAYLSNVSDHFDHIRSVAGAGIIGFGGDYDGVGRVPVGLEDVSKVPGLVAELLRRGWNDTEIKGALGDNLLRVFREVEKVRNNLRDSHPDDLPIPYSEVKNTCRTSYGYPDPDSGGHVLTLSPLALLLALVLGGLAA, translated from the exons ATGTTGCTGGGGGACAGCGCTGGTTGGAGGGTCGTTTTGTGTTTGATGTCCTATGTTCTTTCCGTGGCAGGggatcaggacacacacatgaccCATGCTCTGAGACTGATGTCAGAAACACCACTCATCGATGG ACACAATGACCTGCCTTGGCAGCTCAGGATGAAGTTCAATAATCAGCTCAGCAATGTGGACTTGTATAcactcaacaacacacacaccaacatcccCAAGATCAGGGAAGGAAGACTGGGAGcacag TTTTGGTCAGCATATGTTCCATGTGAGAGCCAGTACAAGGATGCTGTCAGGCAGACTCTGGAACAGATTGACGTGGTCCACAGGATGTGTCAGAAATATCCAGAGGTCTTCATGTTTGCTGCCAGCAGTCAAG ATATCGTGGAGGCGTTTGCTCAGAACAAAACGGCCAGTCTGATTGGGGTTGAGGGAGGGCACTCACTGGACAGCAGCCTGGGCACCCTGAGGACCATGTACCAGCTAGGGGCGCGCTACCTCACCCTAACACACAGCTGCAACACACCCTG GGCAGATAACTGGCTGGTGGATACAGGATTCGAGCCATCACAACACAATGGTCTGTCTGAGTTTGGCAAG CAACTGATCGTGGAGATGAACCGTCTAGGGATGCTGATTGACCTGGCCCATGTGACAGAGAAGGTGATGGACCAGGTGCTGGACATGTCCCTGGCTCCTGTCATCTTCAGCCATTCGTCCGCCTACACTATCTGTCCACACAAGAGAAACGTTCCAGACCGCATCCTCAAAAGGGTG AGAGATAAACAGGGCATTGTGATGATTAACTTCTACAACGACTATGTGACCTGCAGCAAAACTGCTTATCTGTCCAACGTATCAG ATCATTTTGACCATATAAGGAGTGTGGCTGGAGCTGGCATCATTGGCTTTGGGGGGGACTATGATGGAGTAGGCAG AGTCCCAGTGGGTCTTGAGGATGTGTCAAAGGTGCCTGGGCTGGTAGCAGAACTGCTAAGGAGAGGTTGGAACGACACCGAGATCAAAGGTGCTCTTGGAGACAACCTCCTCAGGGTCttcagagaggtggagaag GTGCGAAATAATCTGAGAGATTCTCATCCAGATGACCTACCTATCCCCTACTCTGAGGTGAAGAACACCTGCAGAACCAGCTACGGCTACCCAGACCCAGACAGTGGTGGTCATGTCCTAACCCTCAGTCCCCTGGCCCTGCtactggccctggtcctggggggACTGGCTGCTTGA
- the slc22a31 gene encoding putative solute carrier family 22 member 31, whose translation MEYDTKIYPKIGGYGQYNRIVAVFSWFPNFAVMLNLFTDAFYTLTPDSYHCKPDPTLLPSAFLLSNYSRQGYLNFTIPWVNGSGLSHCELFKYPLNYSSNVSVNVPKDTVPCTKGWEFSQAAGLQTNFVTEWDLVCGNYWKIPVQHICFMSGWILGYVFMGTLCDCLGRRRAFLLSVSLSGLLGVSVCLSNSPVVFLLLRFCQGSMLAGVFLSSYISRLELCDPPHRLMVSMVSGFFAVCAELLLPGLAVLCHDWPVLQAVATLPLLLLLSYWCSVWVFPESPRWLLATSQIPQAKQSLQLFSTRNGACVREELYPAETLLSEIDAAWPEEDTHEEYHSVLVLRHTRIIWRNCLILSFTLFIGTGIQYCFTRNLHSYSSNFYFSYFLRVLTGALACLFLCMSVNHFGRRGILLLSAIVTGLSSLLLLALTQYLQGGLVMVLSVTGLLSSQALAMLSAFFASEVMPTVVRGGCLGLVLAAGCMGMAASSLMELQNNSGYFLHHVIFASFAVLSVLCIMLLPESKRKPLPDSLKDGESQRRPALFLTPGERDSLPLLYTRPSEYHSENYSCLVSATRTMLTKDTVPFNMVAHPPLLMAHGTGQGGGENGLLREELSER comes from the exons ATGGAATATGATACAAAGATTTATCCCAAAATAGGTGGATATGGACAATACAATCGAATTGTGGCGGTGTTCAGTTGGTTTCCGAACTTTGCTGTTATGCTTAATCTTTTTACAGATGCTTTTTACACGCTGACTCCAGACAGCTACCACTGCAAGCCCGACCCGACTCTCTTACCCTCGGCATTCTTACTCAGCAACTATTCCCGACAGGGATATCTGAATTTCACAATTCCTTGGGTTAACGGCTCTGGGCTGAGCCACTGCGAACTTTTTAAGTACCCATTAAACTATTCTTCTAATGTATCAGTGAATGTCCCCAAAGACACAGTTCCATGCACAAAAGGTTGGGAGTTTTCCCAAGCTGCTGGACTACAAACCAACTTCGTGACGGAG TGGGACTTGGTGTGTGGAAACTATTGGAAGATCCCAGTGCAGCACATCTGCTTCATGAGTGGGTGGATCCTGGGGTATGTCTTCATGGGAACGCTGTGTGActg CTTGGGTCGGCGGCGAGCCTTCCTCctgtccgtgtctctctccGGCCTGTTGGGTGTGTCCGTTTGTCTTTCCAACAGCCCTGTGGTCTTCCTCCTGCTGCGCTTCTGTCAGGGCTCCATGCTGGCTGGGGTCTTCCTCTCATCATACATCTCCA ggttAGAGTTGTGTGATCCACCCCATCGCCTCATGGTTTCCATGGTCAGTGGTTTTTTTGCTGTATGTGCCGAGCTGCTTTTGCCTGGGCTGGCTGTCCTGTGCCATGATTGGCCAGTGCTCCAAGCTGTGGCCACCTTACCCCTGCTCCTGCTGCTTTCCTATTGGTG TTCTGTGTGGGTGTTCCCTGAGTCTCCCCGCTGGCTGCTGGCCACCTCCCAGATCCCCCAGGCCAAACAGAGCCTGCAGCTCTTCTCCACCAGGAACGGAgcatgtgtgagagaagagCTTTACCCTGCTGAGACACTGCTGTCAG AGATTGATGCTGCCTGGCCGGAGGAGGACACCCATGAAGAGTATCACTCAGTCTTAGTGCTGAGACACACCCGGATCATCTGGAGGAACTGTCTGATCCTCAGCTTCACTCT TTTTATAGGCACAGGGATCCAATACTGCTTCACCAGGAACCTGCACAGCTATTCCTCCAACTTCTACTTCAGCTACTTCCTGCGTGTTCTGACCGGAGCGTTGGCCTGCCTCtttctctgcatgtctgtcaaTCACTTTGGTCGCCGCGGCATCCTGCTACTCTCTGCCATTGTTACAGGCCTGTCATCCCTCCTGCTGCTGGCCCTCACACAGT ACCTGCAAGGGGGGCTGGTGATGGTGCTGTCTGTGacaggcctcctctcctcccaggcccTTGCCATGCTCAGTGCATTCTTCGCCAGCGAGGTCATGCCTACTGTCGTACG AGGAGGCTGTCTGGGGCTTGTCCTGGCTGCGGGCTGCATGGGCATGGCTGCCTCCTCTCTGATGGAGCTGCAGAACAACAGTGGTTATTTCCTGCACCACGTGATCTTCGCCTCCTTCGCCGTCCTCTCCGTCCTCTGCATCATGCTTCTCCCCGAGAGCAAACGCAAGCCGCTGCCAGACTCCCTAAAGGACGGGGAAAGCCAGCGGCGCCCCGCTCTCTTCCTGACCCCCGGCGAGCGAGACAGCCTGCCTCTGTTGTATACGCGGCCTTCGGAGTACCACTCTGAGAACTACTCCTGCCTGGTGTCAGCCACCAGGACGATGCTGACCAAAGACACAGTGCCCTTTAACATGGTGGCCCACCCACCTCTGCTGATGGCTCATGGGacaggccagggggggggggagaacgggCTTCTGAGAGAGGAGCTGTCCGAGCGGTAA